In Anopheles gambiae chromosome 2, idAnoGambNW_F1_1, whole genome shotgun sequence, a single window of DNA contains:
- the LOC1274593 gene encoding segment polarity protein dishevelled isoform X4: MNMDDKNSTGSGGGGGSSSTGGGSGGGGGGGETKVIYHIDDETTPYLVKIPLPAPQVTLKDFKLVLNKQNINYKYFFKSMDADFGVVKEEIADDATILPCFNGKVVSWLVTADGSNQSDCSELQPTEMIDGRPTLAQLRSMNKPTMNNMMNMPMNPLTYQSASVVSSDLDSTSLFETESEITLDRDMTECSSVQRLQVRKKPQRRKKRAPSMSRTSSYSSITDSTMSLNIITVQINMDTVNFLGISIVGQSNRGGDGGIYVGSIMKGGAVALDGRIEPGDMILQVNDVNFENMTNDEAVRVLREVVQKPGPIKLVVAKCWDPNPKGYFTIPRTEPVRPIDPGAWVAHTAALRSQDTINTDLPESVLERLHADMDMKDIVRAMTKPDSGLEIRDRMWLKITIPNAFIGADVVNWILEHVDGIGDRREARKYVSLMLRRGYIKHTVNKLTFSEQCYYVVGNGIRQDISNMSLEDTESMLSDIAPLPNPPIYMTYSGNYNPSHGYQPIQYGCTGERHPSSGSSSSDILTSKDTSASQSDLAAVIQQTNQMTIANASNKSSGSSNRDFKTTRLGSGGIGGKLISTKDDEGYEDSIYFQHQPMQPTLQQQQHQLQHQQSFGRNGSGRKESGHIYNNQ; encoded by the exons ATGAACATGGACGATAAAAACTCGACCGGAAGTGGGGGAGGAGGCGGAAGCAGTAGCACTGGGGGTGGAAGTGGCggaggcggtggcggtggcgaaACGAAAGTGATCTATCACATCGATGATGAAACGACACCGTACCTAGTGAAGATACCGCTACCTGCGCCGCAGGTGACGCTGAAGGACTTTAAGCTGGTTCTGAACAAGCAAAACATCAACTACAAATACTTTTTCAAATCGATGGACGCGGATTTTGGTGTAGTGAAGGAGGAAATTGCGGACGATGCAACAATACTGCCCTGCTTCAATGGAAAGGTCGTGTCGTGGCTGGTGACGGCGGACGGTTCCAATCAGTCCGACTGTTCCGAGCTGCAGCCGACGGAGATGATTGATGGGCGGCCAACGCTGGCCCAGCTGCGCAGCATGAACAAACCCACGATGAACAACATGATGAATATGCCGATGAATCCGCTCACCTACCAGTCGGCTTCGGTCGTGTCGAGTGATCTCGACTCGACCAGTCTGTTCGAAACGGAGAGCGAAATTACGCTCGATCGTGATATGACGGAGTGCAGCAGCGTACAGCGGTTGCAGGTGCGCAAGAAGCCGCAGCGACGCAAAAAGCGCGCACCGTCCATGTCACGCACCTCGTCCTACAGCTCGATTACCGATTCGACCATGTCGCTCAATATCATCACAGTGCAGATCAACATGGACACGGTGAACTTCCTGGGCATCTCCATCGTGGGGCAGTCGAACCGGGGCGGCGATGGTGGCATCTACGTGGGCAGCATCATGAAGGGCGGTGCGGTCGCACTCGATGGACGAATCGAGCCGGGTGACATGATCCTGCAGGTGAACGATGTCAACTTTGAGAACATGACCAACGACGAAGCGGTTCGGGTGTTGCGCGAGGTTGTGCAGAAGCCCGGCCCGATCAAACTAGTGGTGGCCAAATGCTGGGATCCAAACCCGAAGGGATACTTTACGATCCCGCGCACCGAACCGGTTCGGCCGATCGATCCGGGCGCGTGGGTGGCACATACGGCAGCGCTGCGCTCGCAGGACACGATCAACACCGATCTGCCGGAATCGGTACTTGAGCGCTTGCACGCCGATATGGACATGAAGGATATTGTACGTGCAATGACAAAGCCCGACAGTGGGCTCGAGATTCGTGACCGGATGTGGCTCAAGATCACCATTCCGAATGCGTTTATCGGCGCGGACGTTGTCAACTGGATACTGGAGCACGTGGACGGTATCGGAGACCGCAGGGAGGCCCGCAAGTACGTCTCGCTAATGCTGAGGCGCGGCTACATCAAGCACACCGTCAACAAGCTAACGTTCTCGGAGCAGTGCTACTACGTCGTCGGCAATGGCATCCGCCAGGACATCTCGAACATGTCGCTCGAGGACACGGAAAGCATGCTGAGCGACATCGCGCCACTGCCCAATCCGCCGATCTACATGACGTACTCTGGCAACTACAACCCGTCGCATGGCTACCAACCGATCCAGTACGGATGCACCGGGGAGCGGCATCCGTCGTCCGGGTCGAGCAGCTCCGACATTCTTACCAGCAAGGACACGTCGGCCTCGCAGAGCGACCTGGCAGCCGTCATACAGCAGACCAACCAGATGACGATCGCAAACGCATCGAACAAATCGTCCGGATCATCGAACCGCG ACTTTAAGACAACGAGATTAGGCAGCGGAGGCATCGGCGGCAAGCTGATCAGCACGAAGGACGACGAGGGGTACGAGGACAGCATCTACTTCCAGCATCAGCCGATGCAGCCCActttgcagcagcaacagcatcaactTCAGCATCAGCAATCGTTCGGTCGAAACGGTAGTGGCCGAAAGGAATCGGGACACATATACAACAATCAGTAG
- the LOC1274593 gene encoding segment polarity protein dishevelled isoform X8 yields MNMDDKNSTGSGGGGGSSSTGGGSGGGGGGGETKVIYHIDDETTPYLVKIPLPAPQVTLKDFKLVLNKQNINYKYFFKSMDADFGVVKEEIADDATILPCFNGKVVSWLVTADGSNQSDCSELQPTEMIDGRPTLAQLRSMNKPTMNNMMNMPMNPLTYQSASVVSSDLDSTSLFETESEITLDRDMTECSSVQRLQVRKKPQRRKKRAPSMSRTSSYSSITDSTMSLNIITVQINMDTVNFLGISIVGQSNRGGDGGIYVGSIMKGGAVALDGRIEPGDMILQVNDVNFENMTNDEAVRVLREVVQKPGPIKLVVAKCWDPNPKGYFTIPRTEPVRPIDPGAWVAHTAALRSQDTINTDLPESVLERLHADMDMKDIVRAMTKPDSGLEIRDRMWLKITIPNAFIGADVVNWILEHVDGIGDRREARKYVSLMLRRGYIKHTVNKLTFSEQCYYVVGNGIRQDISNMSLEDTESMLSDIAPLPNPPIYMTYSGNYNPSHGYQPIQYGCTGERHPSSGSSSSDILTSKDTSASQSDLAAVIQQTNQMTIANASNKSSGSSNRVLSYL; encoded by the exons ATGAACATGGACGATAAAAACTCGACCGGAAGTGGGGGAGGAGGCGGAAGCAGTAGCACTGGGGGTGGAAGTGGCggaggcggtggcggtggcgaaACGAAAGTGATCTATCACATCGATGATGAAACGACACCGTACCTAGTGAAGATACCGCTACCTGCGCCGCAGGTGACGCTGAAGGACTTTAAGCTGGTTCTGAACAAGCAAAACATCAACTACAAATACTTTTTCAAATCGATGGACGCGGATTTTGGTGTAGTGAAGGAGGAAATTGCGGACGATGCAACAATACTGCCCTGCTTCAATGGAAAGGTCGTGTCGTGGCTGGTGACGGCGGACGGTTCCAATCAGTCCGACTGTTCCGAGCTGCAGCCGACGGAGATGATTGATGGGCGGCCAACGCTGGCCCAGCTGCGCAGCATGAACAAACCCACGATGAACAACATGATGAATATGCCGATGAATCCGCTCACCTACCAGTCGGCTTCGGTCGTGTCGAGTGATCTCGACTCGACCAGTCTGTTCGAAACGGAGAGCGAAATTACGCTCGATCGTGATATGACGGAGTGCAGCAGCGTACAGCGGTTGCAGGTGCGCAAGAAGCCGCAGCGACGCAAAAAGCGCGCACCGTCCATGTCACGCACCTCGTCCTACAGCTCGATTACCGATTCGACCATGTCGCTCAATATCATCACAGTGCAGATCAACATGGACACGGTGAACTTCCTGGGCATCTCCATCGTGGGGCAGTCGAACCGGGGCGGCGATGGTGGCATCTACGTGGGCAGCATCATGAAGGGCGGTGCGGTCGCACTCGATGGACGAATCGAGCCGGGTGACATGATCCTGCAGGTGAACGATGTCAACTTTGAGAACATGACCAACGACGAAGCGGTTCGGGTGTTGCGCGAGGTTGTGCAGAAGCCCGGCCCGATCAAACTAGTGGTGGCCAAATGCTGGGATCCAAACCCGAAGGGATACTTTACGATCCCGCGCACCGAACCGGTTCGGCCGATCGATCCGGGCGCGTGGGTGGCACATACGGCAGCGCTGCGCTCGCAGGACACGATCAACACCGATCTGCCGGAATCGGTACTTGAGCGCTTGCACGCCGATATGGACATGAAGGATATTGTACGTGCAATGACAAAGCCCGACAGTGGGCTCGAGATTCGTGACCGGATGTGGCTCAAGATCACCATTCCGAATGCGTTTATCGGCGCGGACGTTGTCAACTGGATACTGGAGCACGTGGACGGTATCGGAGACCGCAGGGAGGCCCGCAAGTACGTCTCGCTAATGCTGAGGCGCGGCTACATCAAGCACACCGTCAACAAGCTAACGTTCTCGGAGCAGTGCTACTACGTCGTCGGCAATGGCATCCGCCAGGACATCTCGAACATGTCGCTCGAGGACACGGAAAGCATGCTGAGCGACATCGCGCCACTGCCCAATCCGCCGATCTACATGACGTACTCTGGCAACTACAACCCGTCGCATGGCTACCAACCGATCCAGTACGGATGCACCGGGGAGCGGCATCCGTCGTCCGGGTCGAGCAGCTCCGACATTCTTACCAGCAAGGACACGTCGGCCTCGCAGAGCGACCTGGCAGCCGTCATACAGCAGACCAACCAGATGACGATCGCAAACGCATCGAACAAATCGTCCGGATCATCGAACCGCG TTTTGAGCTATTTATGA
- the LOC1274593 gene encoding segment polarity protein dishevelled isoform X2 yields MNMDDKNSTGSGGGGGSSSTGGGSGGGGGGGETKVIYHIDDETTPYLVKIPLPAPQVTLKDFKLVLNKQNINYKYFFKSMDADFGVVKEEIADDATILPCFNGKVVSWLVTADGSNQSDCSELQPTEMIDGRPTLAQLRSMNKPTMNNMMNMPMNPLTYQSASVVSSDLDSTSLFETESEITLDRDMTECSSVQRLQVRKKPQRRKKRAPSMSRTSSYSSITDSTMSLNIITVQINMDTVNFLGISIVGQSNRGGDGGIYVGSIMKGGAVALDGRIEPGDMILQVNDVNFENMTNDEAVRVLREVVQKPGPIKLVVAKCWDPNPKGYFTIPRTEPVRPIDPGAWVAHTAALRSQDTINTDLPESVLERLHADMDMKDIVRAMTKPDSGLEIRDRMWLKITIPNAFIGADVVNWILEHVDGIGDRREARKYVSLMLRRGYIKHTVNKLTFSEQCYYVVGNGIRQDISNMSLEDTESMLSDIAPLPNPPIYMTYSGNYNPSHGYQPIQYGCTGERHPSSGSSSSDILTSKDTSASQSDLAAVIQQTNQMTIANASNKSSGSSNRATLRFGEGNSSGDFKTTRLGSGGIGGKLISTKDDEGYEDSIYFQHQPMQPTLQQQQHQLQHQQSFGRNGSGRKESGHIYNNQ; encoded by the exons ATGAACATGGACGATAAAAACTCGACCGGAAGTGGGGGAGGAGGCGGAAGCAGTAGCACTGGGGGTGGAAGTGGCggaggcggtggcggtggcgaaACGAAAGTGATCTATCACATCGATGATGAAACGACACCGTACCTAGTGAAGATACCGCTACCTGCGCCGCAGGTGACGCTGAAGGACTTTAAGCTGGTTCTGAACAAGCAAAACATCAACTACAAATACTTTTTCAAATCGATGGACGCGGATTTTGGTGTAGTGAAGGAGGAAATTGCGGACGATGCAACAATACTGCCCTGCTTCAATGGAAAGGTCGTGTCGTGGCTGGTGACGGCGGACGGTTCCAATCAGTCCGACTGTTCCGAGCTGCAGCCGACGGAGATGATTGATGGGCGGCCAACGCTGGCCCAGCTGCGCAGCATGAACAAACCCACGATGAACAACATGATGAATATGCCGATGAATCCGCTCACCTACCAGTCGGCTTCGGTCGTGTCGAGTGATCTCGACTCGACCAGTCTGTTCGAAACGGAGAGCGAAATTACGCTCGATCGTGATATGACGGAGTGCAGCAGCGTACAGCGGTTGCAGGTGCGCAAGAAGCCGCAGCGACGCAAAAAGCGCGCACCGTCCATGTCACGCACCTCGTCCTACAGCTCGATTACCGATTCGACCATGTCGCTCAATATCATCACAGTGCAGATCAACATGGACACGGTGAACTTCCTGGGCATCTCCATCGTGGGGCAGTCGAACCGGGGCGGCGATGGTGGCATCTACGTGGGCAGCATCATGAAGGGCGGTGCGGTCGCACTCGATGGACGAATCGAGCCGGGTGACATGATCCTGCAGGTGAACGATGTCAACTTTGAGAACATGACCAACGACGAAGCGGTTCGGGTGTTGCGCGAGGTTGTGCAGAAGCCCGGCCCGATCAAACTAGTGGTGGCCAAATGCTGGGATCCAAACCCGAAGGGATACTTTACGATCCCGCGCACCGAACCGGTTCGGCCGATCGATCCGGGCGCGTGGGTGGCACATACGGCAGCGCTGCGCTCGCAGGACACGATCAACACCGATCTGCCGGAATCGGTACTTGAGCGCTTGCACGCCGATATGGACATGAAGGATATTGTACGTGCAATGACAAAGCCCGACAGTGGGCTCGAGATTCGTGACCGGATGTGGCTCAAGATCACCATTCCGAATGCGTTTATCGGCGCGGACGTTGTCAACTGGATACTGGAGCACGTGGACGGTATCGGAGACCGCAGGGAGGCCCGCAAGTACGTCTCGCTAATGCTGAGGCGCGGCTACATCAAGCACACCGTCAACAAGCTAACGTTCTCGGAGCAGTGCTACTACGTCGTCGGCAATGGCATCCGCCAGGACATCTCGAACATGTCGCTCGAGGACACGGAAAGCATGCTGAGCGACATCGCGCCACTGCCCAATCCGCCGATCTACATGACGTACTCTGGCAACTACAACCCGTCGCATGGCTACCAACCGATCCAGTACGGATGCACCGGGGAGCGGCATCCGTCGTCCGGGTCGAGCAGCTCCGACATTCTTACCAGCAAGGACACGTCGGCCTCGCAGAGCGACCTGGCAGCCGTCATACAGCAGACCAACCAGATGACGATCGCAAACGCATCGAACAAATCGTCCGGATCATCGAACCGCG CTACACTTCGTTTTGGTGAAGGAAACAGCAGCGGAG ACTTTAAGACAACGAGATTAGGCAGCGGAGGCATCGGCGGCAAGCTGATCAGCACGAAGGACGACGAGGGGTACGAGGACAGCATCTACTTCCAGCATCAGCCGATGCAGCCCActttgcagcagcaacagcatcaactTCAGCATCAGCAATCGTTCGGTCGAAACGGTAGTGGCCGAAAGGAATCGGGACACATATACAACAATCAGTAG
- the LOC1274593 gene encoding segment polarity protein dishevelled isoform X1 — translation MNMDDKNSTGSGGGGGSSSTGGGSGGGGGGGETKVIYHIDDETTPYLVKIPLPAPQVTLKDFKLVLNKQNINYKYFFKSMDADFGVVKEEIADDATILPCFNGKVVSWLVTADGSNQSDCSELQPTEMIDGRPTLAQLRSMNKPTMNNMMNMPMNPLTYQSASVVSSDLDSTSLFETESEITLDRDMTECSSVQRLQVRKKPQRRKKRAPSMSRTSSYSSITDSTMSLNIITVQINMDTVNFLGISIVGQSNRGGDGGIYVGSIMKGGAVALDGRIEPGDMILQVNDVNFENMTNDEAVRVLREVVQKPGPIKLVVAKCWDPNPKGYFTIPRTEPVRPIDPGAWVAHTAALRSQDTINTDLPESVLERLHADMDMKDIVRAMTKPDSGLEIRDRMWLKITIPNAFIGADVVNWILEHVDGIGDRREARKYVSLMLRRGYIKHTVNKLTFSEQCYYVVGNGIRQDISNMSLEDTESMLSDIAPLPNPPIYMTYSGNYNPSHGYQPIQYGCTGERHPSSGSSSSDILTSKDTSASQSDLAAVIQQTNQMTIANASNKSSGSSNRGNEQDISATLRFGEGNSSGDFKTTRLGSGGIGGKLISTKDDEGYEDSIYFQHQPMQPTLQQQQHQLQHQQSFGRNGSGRKESGHIYNNQ, via the exons ATGAACATGGACGATAAAAACTCGACCGGAAGTGGGGGAGGAGGCGGAAGCAGTAGCACTGGGGGTGGAAGTGGCggaggcggtggcggtggcgaaACGAAAGTGATCTATCACATCGATGATGAAACGACACCGTACCTAGTGAAGATACCGCTACCTGCGCCGCAGGTGACGCTGAAGGACTTTAAGCTGGTTCTGAACAAGCAAAACATCAACTACAAATACTTTTTCAAATCGATGGACGCGGATTTTGGTGTAGTGAAGGAGGAAATTGCGGACGATGCAACAATACTGCCCTGCTTCAATGGAAAGGTCGTGTCGTGGCTGGTGACGGCGGACGGTTCCAATCAGTCCGACTGTTCCGAGCTGCAGCCGACGGAGATGATTGATGGGCGGCCAACGCTGGCCCAGCTGCGCAGCATGAACAAACCCACGATGAACAACATGATGAATATGCCGATGAATCCGCTCACCTACCAGTCGGCTTCGGTCGTGTCGAGTGATCTCGACTCGACCAGTCTGTTCGAAACGGAGAGCGAAATTACGCTCGATCGTGATATGACGGAGTGCAGCAGCGTACAGCGGTTGCAGGTGCGCAAGAAGCCGCAGCGACGCAAAAAGCGCGCACCGTCCATGTCACGCACCTCGTCCTACAGCTCGATTACCGATTCGACCATGTCGCTCAATATCATCACAGTGCAGATCAACATGGACACGGTGAACTTCCTGGGCATCTCCATCGTGGGGCAGTCGAACCGGGGCGGCGATGGTGGCATCTACGTGGGCAGCATCATGAAGGGCGGTGCGGTCGCACTCGATGGACGAATCGAGCCGGGTGACATGATCCTGCAGGTGAACGATGTCAACTTTGAGAACATGACCAACGACGAAGCGGTTCGGGTGTTGCGCGAGGTTGTGCAGAAGCCCGGCCCGATCAAACTAGTGGTGGCCAAATGCTGGGATCCAAACCCGAAGGGATACTTTACGATCCCGCGCACCGAACCGGTTCGGCCGATCGATCCGGGCGCGTGGGTGGCACATACGGCAGCGCTGCGCTCGCAGGACACGATCAACACCGATCTGCCGGAATCGGTACTTGAGCGCTTGCACGCCGATATGGACATGAAGGATATTGTACGTGCAATGACAAAGCCCGACAGTGGGCTCGAGATTCGTGACCGGATGTGGCTCAAGATCACCATTCCGAATGCGTTTATCGGCGCGGACGTTGTCAACTGGATACTGGAGCACGTGGACGGTATCGGAGACCGCAGGGAGGCCCGCAAGTACGTCTCGCTAATGCTGAGGCGCGGCTACATCAAGCACACCGTCAACAAGCTAACGTTCTCGGAGCAGTGCTACTACGTCGTCGGCAATGGCATCCGCCAGGACATCTCGAACATGTCGCTCGAGGACACGGAAAGCATGCTGAGCGACATCGCGCCACTGCCCAATCCGCCGATCTACATGACGTACTCTGGCAACTACAACCCGTCGCATGGCTACCAACCGATCCAGTACGGATGCACCGGGGAGCGGCATCCGTCGTCCGGGTCGAGCAGCTCCGACATTCTTACCAGCAAGGACACGTCGGCCTCGCAGAGCGACCTGGCAGCCGTCATACAGCAGACCAACCAGATGACGATCGCAAACGCATCGAACAAATCGTCCGGATCATCGAACCGCGGTAATGAGCAAGACATTTCAG CTACACTTCGTTTTGGTGAAGGAAACAGCAGCGGAG ACTTTAAGACAACGAGATTAGGCAGCGGAGGCATCGGCGGCAAGCTGATCAGCACGAAGGACGACGAGGGGTACGAGGACAGCATCTACTTCCAGCATCAGCCGATGCAGCCCActttgcagcagcaacagcatcaactTCAGCATCAGCAATCGTTCGGTCGAAACGGTAGTGGCCGAAAGGAATCGGGACACATATACAACAATCAGTAG
- the LOC1274593 gene encoding segment polarity protein dishevelled isoform X3, producing the protein MNMDDKNSTGSGGGGGSSSTGGGSGGGGGGGETKVIYHIDDETTPYLVKIPLPAPQVTLKDFKLVLNKQNINYKYFFKSMDADFGVVKEEIADDATILPCFNGKVVSWLVTADGSNQSDCSELQPTEMIDGRPTLAQLRSMNKPTMNNMMNMPMNPLTYQSASVVSSDLDSTSLFETESEITLDRDMTECSSVQRLQVRKKPQRRKKRAPSMSRTSSYSSITDSTMSLNIITVQINMDTVNFLGISIVGQSNRGGDGGIYVGSIMKGGAVALDGRIEPGDMILQVNDVNFENMTNDEAVRVLREVVQKPGPIKLVVAKCWDPNPKGYFTIPRTEPVRPIDPGAWVAHTAALRSQDTINTDLPESVLERLHADMDMKDIVRAMTKPDSGLEIRDRMWLKITIPNAFIGADVVNWILEHVDGIGDRREARKYVSLMLRRGYIKHTVNKLTFSEQCYYVVGNGIRQDISNMSLEDTESMLSDIAPLPNPPIYMTYSGNYNPSHGYQPIQYGCTGERHPSSGSSSSDILTSKDTSASQSDLAAVIQQTNQMTIANASNKSSGSSNRGNEQDISDFKTTRLGSGGIGGKLISTKDDEGYEDSIYFQHQPMQPTLQQQQHQLQHQQSFGRNGSGRKESGHIYNNQ; encoded by the exons ATGAACATGGACGATAAAAACTCGACCGGAAGTGGGGGAGGAGGCGGAAGCAGTAGCACTGGGGGTGGAAGTGGCggaggcggtggcggtggcgaaACGAAAGTGATCTATCACATCGATGATGAAACGACACCGTACCTAGTGAAGATACCGCTACCTGCGCCGCAGGTGACGCTGAAGGACTTTAAGCTGGTTCTGAACAAGCAAAACATCAACTACAAATACTTTTTCAAATCGATGGACGCGGATTTTGGTGTAGTGAAGGAGGAAATTGCGGACGATGCAACAATACTGCCCTGCTTCAATGGAAAGGTCGTGTCGTGGCTGGTGACGGCGGACGGTTCCAATCAGTCCGACTGTTCCGAGCTGCAGCCGACGGAGATGATTGATGGGCGGCCAACGCTGGCCCAGCTGCGCAGCATGAACAAACCCACGATGAACAACATGATGAATATGCCGATGAATCCGCTCACCTACCAGTCGGCTTCGGTCGTGTCGAGTGATCTCGACTCGACCAGTCTGTTCGAAACGGAGAGCGAAATTACGCTCGATCGTGATATGACGGAGTGCAGCAGCGTACAGCGGTTGCAGGTGCGCAAGAAGCCGCAGCGACGCAAAAAGCGCGCACCGTCCATGTCACGCACCTCGTCCTACAGCTCGATTACCGATTCGACCATGTCGCTCAATATCATCACAGTGCAGATCAACATGGACACGGTGAACTTCCTGGGCATCTCCATCGTGGGGCAGTCGAACCGGGGCGGCGATGGTGGCATCTACGTGGGCAGCATCATGAAGGGCGGTGCGGTCGCACTCGATGGACGAATCGAGCCGGGTGACATGATCCTGCAGGTGAACGATGTCAACTTTGAGAACATGACCAACGACGAAGCGGTTCGGGTGTTGCGCGAGGTTGTGCAGAAGCCCGGCCCGATCAAACTAGTGGTGGCCAAATGCTGGGATCCAAACCCGAAGGGATACTTTACGATCCCGCGCACCGAACCGGTTCGGCCGATCGATCCGGGCGCGTGGGTGGCACATACGGCAGCGCTGCGCTCGCAGGACACGATCAACACCGATCTGCCGGAATCGGTACTTGAGCGCTTGCACGCCGATATGGACATGAAGGATATTGTACGTGCAATGACAAAGCCCGACAGTGGGCTCGAGATTCGTGACCGGATGTGGCTCAAGATCACCATTCCGAATGCGTTTATCGGCGCGGACGTTGTCAACTGGATACTGGAGCACGTGGACGGTATCGGAGACCGCAGGGAGGCCCGCAAGTACGTCTCGCTAATGCTGAGGCGCGGCTACATCAAGCACACCGTCAACAAGCTAACGTTCTCGGAGCAGTGCTACTACGTCGTCGGCAATGGCATCCGCCAGGACATCTCGAACATGTCGCTCGAGGACACGGAAAGCATGCTGAGCGACATCGCGCCACTGCCCAATCCGCCGATCTACATGACGTACTCTGGCAACTACAACCCGTCGCATGGCTACCAACCGATCCAGTACGGATGCACCGGGGAGCGGCATCCGTCGTCCGGGTCGAGCAGCTCCGACATTCTTACCAGCAAGGACACGTCGGCCTCGCAGAGCGACCTGGCAGCCGTCATACAGCAGACCAACCAGATGACGATCGCAAACGCATCGAACAAATCGTCCGGATCATCGAACCGCGGTAATGAGCAAGACATTTCAG ACTTTAAGACAACGAGATTAGGCAGCGGAGGCATCGGCGGCAAGCTGATCAGCACGAAGGACGACGAGGGGTACGAGGACAGCATCTACTTCCAGCATCAGCCGATGCAGCCCActttgcagcagcaacagcatcaactTCAGCATCAGCAATCGTTCGGTCGAAACGGTAGTGGCCGAAAGGAATCGGGACACATATACAACAATCAGTAG